The genomic stretch ATCACCGTTGAGTTTCATGAGTAGCTCACGGAAGGGAGCCAAGAAATTTTGTTTTCTGACGGAATCAAAAAGCAATATGCCATCTTGGGTGGCATCTGCATCTGAATCTGGAAGGCCGTCTGGAATGGCTTTGAATTGGAAATCAGGCAAGCCATCAAGGGAGTTGGGGCCCCAGGATTTTAGAAAGCGTTTGTGGTTGAACTTCGAGTTGACAAATGTAATATGAAAGCCTCTATAGTGGAGAAGCTTTGCAAATTTAAGCATTGCCTTGATATGGCTTTGAAGCGGAAATGGAATGCAAACAGCATGAGGCTTAGTACCTACTGCTGTGGCATCCATTTAGATGATATGTTTGCATTGCAGTTCTTGCTCAAACGCAGACTATTTATACTGCTACTGAGCTACTTTTCAACATCTACTGTTTTGAAGTACGTTGATGGGATGAGGTACTAGCGTAGCGTGCCTTTGGAAATGAGTGACTGAAATAAAACCAAGAGGAGAGGAAAGGATGAGATTATGGATGGAGCCTACCATTCAACGAATGGCTCTCGATTATGTAATTAATTCGACAGACATGCTCTTGAagtttaatatttttcattaaataaagttattagaaaacttttggttaaaatttaaagttttaaaaaCTTTGTCAGTAGCTTTTctataaaaaagaaatacatataagtttttatgtatatatttttattttactaaTACAGAACGTCACATGACAATATACCGATACCATATAAATTGTTCTAATACAGATGGCATATCTTTTCTCCATTTGCTACCTCACTTCATACATCAAGCACACAAGTCTACAACAAGAAGTCGTTTCACTTTATTTTCGATTGGACCATATGATCATGACTCATGAGATTACAATTGGACTAGGATGAGTTGTCAAGGCAATGGTCCATACGCAGGTCACCACAAAGGATGTGATTTGCTTTGCCCCTTGTTCTTGTAAGGAAGAAAGAAGATTCTCgtttaaatttgggttttcatCACAATTTATCGTTGAAATTGACCTTCATTATCAAAATTgttactaaaataaaaaatcaatcaatgtagttcttgaaaataggtgttacAAATTAATGTAGTTATTCCATCACAATTCTGTTTAAAATTCTGTTAAGtactgatgtggcacataaatgggtcccacaagatttatgggttttttatcacaaatggtccctgaaattgacctacACCATCAATATAATCCCTGAAATTGACACACACCATCAATatgatccctgaaattgaaaatcaatcaatgttgtccttgaaaataagtgttgcaaatcaatatgatccttCAGCCacaattgtgtaaaaaaaaatttgttatgtgctgatgtggattttaataattaattaaaaaattgtcTAAATACTTTTTTGCACAAtggatttttttcttcttcttcttatagtGCTTACTCCAAAGAGAGTCgcttccataaattctcaaaggcacaaATTTGAGAAATTAAAATTCCGTCGTTTCTATTTCCGttattttgaaatttcttagtaatcttaaattttctCATCCAAACACAGTAATAGATTCTCATATGCTAATTTATGACACAGCAACAAAAATTACTATTTAACTCATTAACTCTATCGCTCTACTCAAAAGAGTTTCTTAATAGCACATTATTGACTAAATTGTCCAGGTTTGTGGATGAGGAACCATTTGGACTGGTGGATTCTTCTGCAAGTTTCTTCCACTGCATGaccttaattttcattttcttaccCTTTTCTCCCTCCATTAATTCTCTAACAAGATTCTCTACTTCTACTCTTTTGACATCATTACTAATCTCCATCCCAATATCCCATTCATTGCAAGCACACCAAGTGTTAGTTTGTTGGTCAGCAAAGAAAGGCCAACAAAGCAGAGGAACTCCTGCACACAAACTTTCAACAACCGAATTCCAACCGCTGTGTGTTAAAAACCCTCCAACTGAAGGGTGGCTAAGGACTTGCTCCTGCGGGCACCAACTTGCTATCAAACCCCTGTCCTTagtttcagccacaaattcagGTGACAAAATCGCCGATTCACCAACAACCAAATCAGGCCTGATTACCCAAAAGAATGGAAGCTTGCTATTTGCAAGTCCCCATGCAAACTCTACAAGATGTTCTGGTGTCATGACTGCTATGCTGCCAAAATTCACATAAACAACTGAATTTGGTGGCTTTGAGTCTAGCCATTCAAAGCACTCAGTTTCTTCTCTCCACAGGCTATATCCCATATCGTTCAAAGGATCTTTTGGTAAGTGATTGAGAAGCAATTGGAGAGGGCCAATGGCATAAACAAGTGGAAGCATTGAGGAGAGAGCATTCAAAACATCTGGCTCCAATGTTTCAAAAGTATGAACAACAACTGCTGAAGCTTTATCAACTCTTTCCACTGATTCCAAACTGAGGTTGAACACGCTGTCGTTTGGATTTGTAGTTCGAAAATTTGCCGGTAGATCCCTTAAACGAATATCCTTCATTCCTGGAATCCAATCTATTACCTTGTCCAAGAAGCCGTTTGTCAAACAGCTCTCATCTACATATATAATTAACACTCAAGTAAGAGTAATTAAATGAAATTAAATATCTTACGTTTAGAAACAAGAGATTAAACAATAGGACGAGTGATGGGCATGGACTCTCCCCGAGTGTGTAGGACCGTATGTTTTGCGTTCTACACCTACTCCGAGGAGCTACCATGGTGCAATAcactaatttaattttttgtttaaaaaaaaaaaattaatcaataaaattatGCAATTAGCTTATTCAAATGATTTGTTTCACTACCTTTGAGTGGTGCAATACCCTTTTCCACCAAAGTAGGGTATTGTTTATAGCCCATGAAGCTGCCTGCAGAAATAGGAAAGAAGAGTACCAAAGGGAGTCCAATTTCGTCAGCAGCTGTGATTGTAAATGGCATGAAACCATCTGAGAAAATGCAAGTCACTGGAGGACTAACATTATTGATCGAAATCGCCGCATCATTGAGTTTTATGAGGAGGTCTCGAAACGGAGGCAAAAGGTTTTTGCTGATGGCATCGGATGCTAAAGAGGTGTCTTGGGTGGCATCTTGGTGGGAGTCTGGTGGAAGGCCGTCTGGAATGGTTTCAAATCGAAAATCAGGCAAGCCATCGAGGGAGTTGGATCCAAGAGATTTAAGAAAGCGGTTGTGGTTGAACTCTGTGTTGACGAAGGTTATATGAAAACCTCTATGGTGGAGTAGCTTTGAAAATTTAAGCATTGCCTTTATATGGCTTTGAGCTGGAGCTGGAATACAAACAGCATGAGGTTTATTGTTAGCCGCTGCCTTGGAATCCATCTTAAGATTGTGCTTATGCGTTTGTGCTTGCACTCAACACAAATACATATACGTGCGGATTAGTACTGTTCTTAAAAGTAGACACAACCGTAAGTCAAATTGAATGCGTGCTCCTTTAAGACTTGCAGGTTACGCAAAAATTAATCTTGGGCGACAAGGTAATTGACTAATTGTCTTTTGTTTCATGATAGAGGCATTCAGCGCAGCCAAAATAGAAACTTAAACGGTGGCTTATTGCACCGAAGTATCTCAGAATAAACTAGCTTCAATGATTAAGACTGTCTTCCCTCtgtcctccctctctctctttctcatctTTTCTCTTCGTGTCCTCACTCTATTTGcctctcctcttctctctccccttcACTCCTCTCACTTGCTCTCTTTTATAAACCCAAACAAATTTGAGAAACCCGAAAATAGAACAGAGTCTCCGTTGCAATCTTCGTTCGATTCCGATGCAAATCCGTTCAATTCCACCGCAAGGTCTGTTCGACTCTTGCCTTTGTTGCTATTGTCATGACTCGCCATCTGGTGGTGGCTTAAGGTTGCCTCACGAATTGTTTGGCAGATTTCCTTGTCCTGAtctcctctcttctctctcaactCACGCCAGATCCTCTCTATTTCGATCCATTGCCTTTGTTGCTATTGTCTTGTCTTTATTTTGTAGCCCTTACTTATATAAACAATTACAGTAAAATCAAGCGTCAGGATTAACAAGGGTGTGCAGAAAGTAAAAACGAGTGTTGAAATCACCGCCCTTGTAATTCCTAAAAATACAGAACTCGCCAACATCTCCTCTAACAGAAGCGCAAACGCTTTAAAAGTACAAGATGAGAATGCATCAGCAACCACAAACTGTTACTGTTGGAGCTTCTCCAGCTTTCTAGCATAGAATGCGTGTACATTGTTCCATCAGCAAGTACAAGATGAGACTCAAATACCTTGACTAGTAATGAGGAAACAAACTCACTAACAAATTGTCATGTCGTGCTTGCATAACTCACTAAATCATACCGTTTGGTCAAATCAGCTAAACGGCAGAGGGGCACGCGAGAGAATTTTAAGCTAAGGAGCAGACTGGGATGGTCAGGTAGGTGACAATCTCCTCTCGTACGAAAATCGCAAGGAGAAACAGAAACAAAACGCATAGCAATATAAACATGGGCAAATCAAATGATGGTATAGTTAATAAACGGAGAGAAATCAGATACAATTTAATTATCTTAACTTCATTGGCAGAAATCTAGGACTATCATCGACAAAGACGCATTTTCGTAAGAAATATCCAAGGCAAGGAGCATATCAGCTAATGTTGACATCAATTGCCAATAAAGTAACAGAGTGAGTAGTATTATCTTAATTGCGACTAGGAACTGCGAACTAGCAAGGAGGACTGGCTAAAGAGCAGCCGAGCGATGGCATTTGGCCACAAACTGGAGTCCGGAGGAGTCGGTGAAATGCCTGGTCGGTGGCCATACTTGATCATACCCTGAGTATCTGAAGCTTGGTAGAGAAGGCAATTGCAACCCAATCAGGCTGGGAAGAGGACCACTGCAGCTGCTCAATTTCGGCCCCAGCCGTGTAGGCCAGAATGGGATCAAGGCCGCCCTCCACTGGCTGCCCCATGGAGGAGAGGTCCCAGATGAGGGCCTGGGAGTCATCACCGGCGGTGCAGATGTGGCAAGAGCTGTGTGGGGCCCAGGCAATGGCGTTGACGCTGGACTGGTGCCTCTGCAACTCGACCACGGGGAGGGTCGGGAAGCGGATGTCGAGGACCACCACCTTGGCGCTGTCCATGATGATGGTGGCCATGTACCTGGGGTCCTGCTTGTTCCATCCCAGGCGGACCAAGGGGGTGTCCGGCTCCGAGCTCTCGTAAATGATGGTGGAGTGCTCCTTGTCGCGCAGGTCAAACACTCTCACGGAGCCGTCCGCCGAGACGGAGGCGAATACACCGACGCCGCCCCAAGCGATGTCGTACACCTCCTTGTCGTGGGCGATGAGCTGGGTGTCCACGGCCTCGCGCTCGATGTCCCAGATGGTGCACGTGGTGTCGATGGAGGAGGTGCCGATGCGCTTGGGTTCCGCCTCGTTCCAGTCGAAGGAGGTGATGGGCCCGCAGAACTCGGAGTTCTTGTTGCCGTTGAGGAGGGACTTGAGCTCCACAGACGACGAGGAGTCCGAGTCGTCCTCATCCCCCGAGATGCGCCACACGCGGAGGAAATCGCTGGAGGTGGCCAGCAGGTCTGGCTTCTGGCACTCCTTGTCCGGGATGAAGATGGTCTTGGTTGGCGGGTACGGGTGCTCGAAGGACAGGTTGGGGTCCGACCGGATCTCCCCGTTTGAGTCGTCCAGCTGCACAATCTCCACTCGGTTTGGGTACTGCTCGAGGAGGCTGGCGATGGCCAGCCGGTACTTCTTGTCCCGACGGACGCTCCAGTTCATGGAGTAGATGTGCCACGGCGCATCGTAGGTGTAGATCTCCGATCGTTTCTGCTGCTCATCTGACCCGTCTTGATTCGGGTCGCTATTTCTACTCACTCCCATCCTTGTTTCTCTCTCCCCCAATAACACTATTTTCCAACTGACTACGATTACAAATCCACCGCCCCCACTGCCTCCGAACACCAAAATTAAATTGTGCAACCCAGttcaatccaatccaatgaaATGAAGCTTAACCTTAAGCTTCCCAGATTCAGAGAGAACCAAAGTTTCATTTGTCGGTGAACTCGTCTGATTGTGCTCTGAGAGGCATCCCGAATTTTGGCCCGGCTCTTGCAGTCCTGCTCTTTCTTCTCATCCCTCCATGGTCATTAGGCTTTTTTAAGCCTAAATAGTCCTGagattttttaacttttgatgGTCacgagatttgaaatcaatgaaaatggtttttaattttatctatGATCAACTATTTTGATCATTTcgtaattttattaaataaggATTAAagtggaaaaaaatatttttaatttaataaataatgggtcaaaatgatttgactagaattgaaggtatttttaattttatctttgTTTAGTACAATTGCTAGCTTACTAGCGATTCCACCTGAAATCAATCACTAACGttctagcaactcccttcagaGAGGATCAAAGGAAAGTACCGATCATAACATTTTtccccttcctttttctttttctttttccattgaatttcttttgcttAGTGCGTTACTTTATTCAGATTCAAAtaccttttatatttatatccttatttttgaattttttgacatggattataagaaaattttcaccaaaatagTATgcctattcaatccacctatttatattcttatttatatttgaattctttggcaatgcactattcaatccacctaatgaacagtaactgcccttaatgaacagtaaatagccctggcaatagaatttgcatctctaccgttacacttcaatagccctggcaataggcaataaaatatatttttggtgaaaattttcttataattcATGTCAAAAAACTCGAAAATaagttataaatataaaaggtaTTTGAATCTGAATAAAGTAACGCACtagcaaaagaaattcaatggaaaaagaaaaaggaaaaggagggggaaaaatgttacgatcggtaattCCCTCCGATCCTGCCTGAAGTGAGTTGCTAGAAACATAGCGATCATCTTCACGTTAAATCGCTAATATACTAGCAATTATTCTGTTCAAATTCGCTATCTTtctaccgatccccctcttttcaaatttttcctctttatttattttgtttttcttaccataactacaaactaatcatattcatgttcttcaaaatatatattccatgctaaatctattataattaatatttaaacacttgaaattaatgatttaaaacctaaatttaaagatactctcaaattttcgacttaaaaaatcaataaaaaaaaaatagtttcag from Pyrus communis chromosome 7, drPyrComm1.1, whole genome shotgun sequence encodes the following:
- the LOC137739734 gene encoding 7-deoxyloganetin glucosyltransferase-like, with product MDSKAAANNKPHAVCIPAPAQSHIKAMLKFSKLLHHRGFHITFVNTEFNHNRFLKSLGSNSLDGLPDFRFETIPDGLPPDSHQDATQDTSLASDAISKNLLPPFRDLLIKLNDAAISINNVSPPVTCIFSDGFMPFTITAADEIGLPLVLFFPISAGSFMGYKQYPTLVEKGIAPLKDESCLTNGFLDKVIDWIPGMKDIRLRDLPANFRTTNPNDSVFNLSLESVERVDKASAVVVHTFETLEPDVLNALSSMLPLVYAIGPLQLLLNHLPKDPLNDMGYSLWREETECFEWLDSKPPNSVVYVNFGSIAVMTPEHLVEFAWGLANSKLPFFWVIRPDLVVGESAILSPEFVAETKDRGLIASWCPQEQVLSHPSVGGFLTHSGWNSVVESLCAGVPLLCWPFFADQQTNTWCACNEWDIGMEISNDVKRVEVENLVRELMEGEKGKKMKIKVMQWKKLAEESTSPNGSSSTNLDNLVNNVLLRNSFE
- the LOC137739130 gene encoding WD repeat-containing protein LWD1-like, which codes for MGVSRNSDPNQDGSDEQQKRSEIYTYDAPWHIYSMNWSVRRDKKYRLAIASLLEQYPNRVEIVQLDDSNGEIRSDPNLSFEHPYPPTKTIFIPDKECQKPDLLATSSDFLRVWRISGDEDDSDSSSSVELKSLLNGNKNSEFCGPITSFDWNEAEPKRIGTSSIDTTCTIWDIEREAVDTQLIAHDKEVYDIAWGGVGVFASVSADGSVRVFDLRDKEHSTIIYESSEPDTPLVRLGWNKQDPRYMATIIMDSAKVVVLDIRFPTLPVVELQRHQSSVNAIAWAPHSSCHICTAGDDSQALIWDLSSMGQPVEGGLDPILAYTAGAEIEQLQWSSSQPDWVAIAFSTKLQILRV